GCCATCGCGCGCACGCTGGCACGACTGGCGAAAGGCGACCTGCTTTCTCCTGCCTCGACCGAGCGCCTCGTCGGCCTGATGCGGCAGGCGAAAAGCGGGCCCAACCGGCTGAAGGGCGGTGCGCCCTCCGGCTGGACGGTCGCGCACAAGACCGGCACCGGGCAGGAACTGGCCACGAGCGGACGCAAGGAACAGGCGGGATACAACGACATCGCCATCCTCACCGCGCCCGACGGACGCCGTTATGCCGTGGCCGTCCTGATCGGGCGAACCGACAAGCCCATCCCCGAGAGGATGGACATGATGCACCGCGTCGTGGCTGCCGTGGTCGCCTATCACGAGGCGATGGGCTGATAGCATGAAGGAACCGCAGTCCTATCTGGCTCTCGGCATCGTGCTGGGAACCACCTTCGGACTGCTGCTGGACAATTTCGTGCTCTGGATGTGCCTCGGCCTCGTCATCGGCGCCGCGCTGGACGAGAAGCGCCGGCGCGAAACCGACAAGGACGACGATGACGCGACCTAGTCGTTGGGCATCAGGTGGATTTCGCGCACGCAGGAGGTGTCCGGCTGCTGCAGCGCGAAGACGACCGCGTCGGCAATGTCCTGCGGCTGCAGCTTGGTCGGCTTCGCCTCGTCGAAGAAGGGCGTGTCCACCATGCCGGGCGAGATCACCGTGCAGCGGCCGCCCCATTCGCGCATTTCCTCCGCCAGGTTTCCGGCGAAGCCATGCACGAACCACTTGGTCGCGCTGTAGACCGATCCTTTCATGTGGTCGCGGCCGGCTTTCGATCCGGTGACGATGAACTGCCCCTTGGACTTCTTCAGTTCCGGGATGGCGGCATGCGCGGTGTAGAGCACGGCCATCACGTTGAGGTCGACCATGTCGCGCCACTCTTCCGGGTCGCCATCCCCGACGCCCGCCTTGCTGACGCCCTTGCCGGCATTGGCGAAAACTGCGTCGAGGCTGCCGAAATGCGATGCGGTCCTTGCGACGGAATCGGCTAGGAAATCGTGGTCCGTTGCATCCCCGGGAAGCGCGATCGCTGCCTCTCCGATCTCGTCCGCCAGCGCGTTCAGCTTGTCTTCCGACCGCGCGAGCAGCGCGACGTTCCAGCCCGCCTTCGCGGCGG
This genomic interval from Qipengyuania sp. JC766 contains the following:
- a CDS encoding SDR family oxidoreductase encodes the protein MAKTLLITGASTGIGEATARAAAKAGWNVALLARSEDKLNALADEIGEAAIALPGDATDHDFLADSVARTASHFGSLDAVFANAGKGVSKAGVGDGDPEEWRDMVDLNVMAVLYTAHAAIPELKKSKGQFIVTGSKAGRDHMKGSVYSATKWFVHGFAGNLAEEMREWGGRCTVISPGMVDTPFFDEAKPTKLQPQDIADAVVFALQQPDTSCVREIHLMPND